A genomic stretch from Festucalex cinctus isolate MCC-2025b chromosome 13, RoL_Fcin_1.0, whole genome shotgun sequence includes:
- the LOC144033287 gene encoding claudin-9 has protein sequence MASSGAELLGLTLAAAGWLGAMAACGLPMWRVAAYVGQNVLMSQVIWEGLWMKCSVQSTGQMHCRVHDSMLGLPRDLQAARALVVLSLALGGVGVALAAAGARCTDCGRDGGAKRRLAAAGGLALTLAGVLTLAAVSWTAHAVMSAFYDPLVEGTAKRDFGNALYFGWAASCLLILGGAMLWCTCSPRGHGGPARVDYSTVSPRGYERRDYV, from the coding sequence ATGGCCTCCTCCGGCGCGGAGCTCCTGGGCCTGACGCtggcggcggcgggctggctGGGCGCGATGGCGGCGTGCGGCCTTCCCATGTGGCGGGTGGCCGCCTACGTGGGCCAGAACGTGCTCATGTCGCAGGTGATCTGGGAGGGCCTGTGGATGAAGTGCTCGGTGCAGAGCACGGGCCAGATGCACTGCCGAGTCCACGACTCCATGCTGGGGCTCCCCCGGGACCTCCAGGCGGCCCGGGCCCTGGTGGTGCTCTCGCTGGCGCTGGGCGGCGTGGGCGTGGCCCTGGCGGCGGCGGGGGCCCGCTGCACCGACTGCGGCCGGGACGGCGGGGCCAAGCGGCGCCTGGCGGCGGCCGGGGGGCTGGCCTTGACCCTGGCGGGGGTCCTGACGCTGGCGGCCGTGTCGTGGACGGCCCACGCCGTCATGTCGGCCTTCTACGATCCGCTGGTGGAGGGGACGGCCAAGCGGGACTTCGGCAACGCGCTCTACTTCGGCTGGGCCGCCTCCTGCCTGCTCATCCTGGGGGGGGCCATGCTGTGGTGCACCTGCAGTCCCCGGGGACACGGGGGGCCCGCCCGGGTCGACTACTCGACTGTCTCTCCACGTGGATACGAAAGACGAGACTATGTGTGA
- the LOC144032926 gene encoding claudin-4-like: MASAGLEVLGVALAALGWILSLTSCVVPMWRVSAFIGVNIVTAQVIWEGIWMSCVVQSTGQMQCKVYESMLALSGDLQAARALTVISVVLGLLGLMAAMMGAKCTNCVEEGRAKARAMMGAGAALALASVTQLIPVSWSARAIVSDFYNPVIPEAHKREMGAALYVGWAAAAFLLLGGGFLCAGCPPRPDDRYGPPSKITYPSSRSIPHNGYQHRNYV; encoded by the coding sequence ATGGCTTCGGCGGGACTGGAGGTACTCGGAGTGGCGCTCGCCGCCCTGGGCTGGATCCTGAGCCTGACGTCGTGCGTAGTGCCCATGTGgcgggtgtcggccttcatcgGGGTCAACATCGTGACGGCGCAGGTCATCTGGGAGGGCATCTGGATGAGCTGCGTGGTGCAGAGCACGGGCCAGATGCAGTGCAAGGTCTACGAGTCCATGCTGGCCCTCAGCGGCGACCTGCAGGCCGCCCGGGCGCTCACCGTCATCTCCGTCGTCTTGGGCCTGCTGGGCTTAATGGCGGCCATGATGGGGGCCAAGTGCACCAACTGCGTGGAGGAGGGGCGCGCCAAAGCCCGGGCCATGATGGGCGCCGGGGCGGCGTTGGCGCTGGCGTCCGTGACGCAGCTCATCCCGGTGTCGTGGTCGGCCCGCGCCATCGTCAGCGACTTCTACAATCCCGTCATCCCCGAGGCGCACAAGCGGGAGATGGGGGCGGCGCTGTACGTGGGAtgggccgccgccgccttcCTGCTCCTCGGCGGCGGCTTCCTGTGCGCCGGCTGCCCCCCTCGGCCCGACGACAGGTACGGGCCCCCGTCAAAGATCACGTACCCGTCCAGCAGATCCATCCCGCACAACGGCTACCAGCACAGGAACTACGTCTAA
- the LOC144032927 gene encoding claudin-3-like: MSVGLELLGISLCILGWIIGIVACALPMWRVTAFVGSNIVTAQIIWEGLWMTCVVQSTGQMQCKVYDSMLALSQDLQAARALTVISILLAVAAVLIAVTGAKCTNCIEEEASKAKVMIVSGVFFIVSGVMQLIPVSWSANTIIRDFYNPLVTDAQRRELGAALYVGWAAAALLMLGGGLLCCSCPPGRARYDNSRMAYSASRSAAGPGMERKDYV; encoded by the coding sequence ATGTCCGTGGGCCTGGAGCTGCTGGGCATCTCCCTGTGCATCCTGGGATGGATCATCGGCATCGTGGCGTGCGCCCTGCCCATGTGGAGGGTGACGGCGTTCGTGGGCAGCAACATCGTGACGGCGCAGATCATCTGGGAGGGCCTGTGGATGACCTGCGTGGTGCAGAGCACGGGCCAGATGCAGTGCAAGGTCTACGACTCCATGCTGGCCCTGTCGCAGGACCTGCAGGCCGCCCGGGCCCTCACCGTCATCTCCATCCTGCTGGCCGTCGCCGCCGTGCTGATCGCCGTCACCGGCGCCAAGTGCACCAACTGCATCGAGGAGGAGGCGTCCAAAGCCAAGGTGATGATCGTCTCCGGGGTCTTCTTCATCGTGTCGGGCGTCATGCAGCTCATTCCCGTGTCCTGGTCGGCCAACACCATCATCCGGGACTTCTACAACCCCTTGGTGACCGACGCGCAGCGGCGGGAGCTGGGCGCCGCGCTCTACGTGGGATGGGCGGCCGCCGCCCTCCTGATGCTGGGCGGCGGGCTGCTCTGCTGCTCCTGCCCGCCCGGCCGGGCCCGCTACGACAATTCCCGGATGGCGTACTCGGCCTCCAGGTCGGCGGCGGGCCCGGGGATGGAGAGGAAAGACTACGTGTGA